The following is a genomic window from Streptomyces sp. BHT-5-2.
CCCGACCAGGCGACCGGCGCGGTGGTACCGCCCATTTACCAGGTTTCCACTTACAAGCAGGACGGCGTGGGCGGCCTCCGCGGCGGCTACGAGTACAGCCGCAGCGCCAACCCGACCCGCACCGCCCTGGAGGAGAACCTCGCCGCCCTCGACGGCGGCCGCCGCGGCCTGGCCTTCGCCTCCGGCCTCGCCGCCGAGGACTGCCTGCTGCGCACCCTGCTCGCGCCGGGCGACCACGTCGTGATCCCGAACGACGCCTACGGCGGCACGTTCCGCCTGTTCGCGAAGGTCGTCGAGCGGTGGGGCGTGGAGTGGTCGGTGGCCGACACCTCCGACCCGCAGGCCGTCCGGGACGCGCTGCGGCCCCGTACGAAGGCGATCTGGGTGGAGACGCCCAGCAACCCGCTGCTCGGCATCAGCGACATCGCGGCGCTCGCCGGGGTCGCCCGCGACGCCGGGGCCCGCCTGGTGGTCGACAACACCTTCGCCAGCCCCTACCTCCAGCAGCCGCTGGCCCTCGGAGCCGACGTGGTGGTCTACTCCACCACCAAGTACATGGGCGGCCACTCGGACGTGGTCGGCGGCGCGCTGGTCGTCAACGACGACACCCTCGGCGAGGAGCTGGCCTACCACCAGAACGCGATGGGTGCGATCGCCGGGCCGTTCGACGCCTGGCTGGTGATGCGCGGCATCAAGACGCTGGCCGTCCGGATGGACCGGCACAGTGCCAACGCGGCGCGCGTCGCCGAGCTGCTGACCTCCCACGAGAAGGTCACCCGGGTCTACTACCCGGGGCTGCCCGAGCACCCCGGCCACGAGATCGCCGCCAAGCAGATGCGGTCCTTCGGCGGCATGGTGTCGTTCCAGGTGGCGGGCGGCGAGGAGGCGGCGGTGGAGGTCTGCAACCGCGCCAAGCTGTTCACCCTCGGGGAGTCGCTGGGCGGCGTGGAGTCGCTGATCGAGCACCCGGGGCGGATGACGCACGCCTCGACGGCCGGTTCGGCGCTGGAGGTCCCGGCCGACCTGGTGCGCCTCTCGGTCGGCATCGAGTCCGCCGACGACCTGCTGGCCGACCTCACGCAGGCGCTGGGCTGAGCCGGTCCGGGGCGCGGGCCGGCCTCGGAGGCGCGCCCTGCTCCGGGGACGTCGTCCCGCGCCACCCCGGCCCGTGGGCCCGGGTGGCGCGCCGGCGCCACCCCGGCCCACCCGTCAATACCCCTCGACCGGTGGGGTGGTGCGGGCCGGTGGTGGGCGCCAGGGCTGGTCGACTCCCGCCCAGGTGAGGAGGGCCAGCAGCGCCAGCAGGACGAGCAGCGATCCGCCGCGGTGCAACAGGCGCCGCCGGACCAGCAGTCGGTGGCCCCGGGCGGCGGCCCGTGCGGCCAGGTCCGGGGGAACGGACGGATACGGCCCGGCCCGCAGCATCCGGCGGGCCTCGGTCTCCTTGCGGTCCGGTGCCCGCCACTCCGGCCGCCCGGTCTCCTGCGGCGGCGTGCTCCATCCGGTCACGGGGGCGCCCGACCGCGTCATGTCCGGCTCGGCGCCGCCCGACCGCACCGTGTCACGCCACATCGCGTCCCTCGACGCGGAGTCCCTCGAAGCCGCACCACGCGGCGCCGCCTCCCGCCGTGTCGCGTCCCCCTCCGGTCCGCTCATGGCAGTGCCGTGGCCGGTTCCGGTCCGTGGCTGCGCAGTTCGGCGACGGCGTGCCGGCAGAGGGTGCTCACCCGCTCTGCGGGCAGCCCGAGTTGGGCCGCGGTCTGCTCCTCGGCCACGTCCTCGTGGAGCCGGAGTACGAGCACCAGGCGCTCGCGCGGAGTCAGCCGGGCGAGCAGCCCGCCCCGCGGCCGGCGATGCCGCCACGCGGTGTGCGCGAAGGATGTGGCAAGCTCCCGCCGGGCCAACTCGTAGGGATCTTCGCCGCACAGCCGGTCCCAGCCGGCGTACGTCCGCGCCAGCGCGACGAGCAGCAACTCCTCGGCCACCGGGGCCGGTCGGCCCGCGGGCTCGCCGGTGAGCAGCGCGGCGGCGTGCAGCAGTCGGCCCGCCGCGCCCGCGGTGAACGCCTCGAACTCCCGGGCCCGGTGCCGCTCCCGCGCCCACCGTCGCTCTCCCACCGCGCCCTCCTGGATGACGGACGTCCGGCGCCCCGGCTCCATGGCGGCGGCACCCGCCGCGCCCGGTACCCAGCACCCGTCGGACCGCCGCCAGGGCGCCCTGGCCCCATGGCACGGCAGTCCGCGGCCGGGGTCAAGAGGTGTGCCGGGAGGTGTGACACATGCCCGGCCCGGAACGGCGCGCGCCCGCACCACCGCCGTGGCCGGGCCCCCGCCCCCGGCCATGGTTCTCACCCGGTTCCGCGCCCCCGCACGCGCCCGCCACCCCCGTCAGGACGACGTAGGAGGCCCGGCCGGTGACAGGGCGGTGATTTCGGCGAGGGAGGTGTTGAAGCGCGTCAGGAGCGTGGTGAACGCGTCGCGCTCCTCCTCGGTCCACTTCTCCGTCACCATCGCCATCAGCGCGCGCCGGGAGGCCCGTACCTCCTCCAGGCGGGCGAGGCCGCGCTCGGACAGTTCGAGGACCACGGCGCGGCCGTCCTCGGGGTGGGTGGTGCGGCTGACCAGTCCGGCGTCGACCAGGGGCGCGACCTGCCGGGTAACGGTCGAGGAGTCGATCCCCATCCCGCAGGCCAGGGCCTTGACGCCCATCGGGCCTTCCTGGTCGAGGCGGTTGAGGAGCAGATAGGCGGCGCGGTCCATGGAGTTGCGCGCCTGCCCGACGCCGCCGAGCCTGCTCTGTTCGGCGCGGCGGGCGAAGACGGCCACTTGGTGCTGCAGCGCGTCGAGAAGAGCGGTGTCGGTGTGGGTCGTCATGTCCGGAGAGGTGGGCATGGCCGGGGCTCGCTTCAAAAGGAGTGGGCATGGATGGGGAAGACAGGGTACGCGGCGCCGGCCCGGCCCGTACTGGCGCTGCCGCGTACGGCTCCTTCCGTACGGCCGCGGCGGCCCTTCCGGCCCCCGGTGTCCGCCATCCGGCCGGAAAAGACCGGTAGGTGGCCGAACTGCGAGACTGGCCGCATGGCCGACCACACGCCGCATACGCCGTCCCAGCCTCCGGGGTCCGCGACCGCCGCACCGGCGGCGCTCGCCGGGATCACGGTCGACGACGTGCGCGCGGCGCAGAAACTGCTCTCCGGGGTGTCACGGACCACGGTCATGGAGGGCAGCCGCTATCTGTCGCGGCTGGTGGGCGCCCCCGTCCACCTGAAGTGCGAGAACCTCCAGCGCACCGGCTCGTTCAAGATCCGCGGCGCGTATGTGCGGATCGCCGGGCTCTCGGCGGAGCAACGGGCCGCCGGCGTGGTGGCGGCCAGCGCCGGAAACCACGCGCAGGGGGTGGCCCTCGCGGCGTCCCTGCTGGGCGTGGCCTCCACGGTCTTCATGCCGGTCGGCGCCCCGCTGCCGAAGGTCGCCGCCACCCGCGAGTACGGCGCCGAGGTCCGGCTGCAGGGCCAGGTCGTGGACGAGACGCTGGCCGCCGCCCAGGAGTACGCGCGAAAGACCGGCGCGGTCTTCATCCACCCCTTCGACCACCGCGACATCATCGCCGGTCAGGGCACGGTCGGCCTGGAGATCCTCGAACAGTGCCCGGAGGTGCGCACCGTCGTCGTCGGGATGGGCGGCGGCGGTCTGGCCGCGGGCGTCGCCCTCGCGGTCAGGGCGCTGCGGCCGGACGTGCGGGTGGTCGGGGTGCAGGCCGCGGCCGCCGCCTGCTACCCGCCGTCGCTGGCCGTCGGGCGCCCGGTGGCGATCGACCCGCTGGCGACGATGGCGGACGGGATCAAGGTGGGGCGGCCCGGCGACGTGCCGTTCGGCATCGTGCGGGAGCTGGTGGCCGAGGTCCGCACGGTCACCGAGGACGAGCTGTCCAGCGCCCTGCTGCTGTGCCTGGAGCGGGCCAAGATGGTGGTGGAGCCGGCCGGCGCGAGCCCGGTCGCGGCGCTGCTGTCCGCGCCCCGCTCCTTCGAGGGCCCGGTCGTCGCGGTGCTCTCCGGCGGCAACGTCGATCCGCTCCTGATGCAGCGGATCCTCCGCCACGGCATGGTCGCCGCCGGCCGCTATCTCTCGTTCCGGGTCCGCCTCACCGACCGCCCGGGCGCGCTGGCCAACCTCCTCGGCGTGCTCACCGTGGCCGACGCCAACGTCCTGGACGTCGGGCACGTCCGCATCGACCCCCGGCTCGGCCTCACCGAGGTCGAGGTCGAACTGCACCTGGAGACCAAGGGGCCCGAGCACTGCGCCGAGGTGACCGAGGCGCTGCGCGAGGCCGGTTACGACGTGGTCGCGCTCTGAAGCGGCGGGGCGGCCGGCCCGCCGCCCACGCTTGGCGATGCAGCGCGTCCACGGTGGGATTCGCGTGGCTTTCGCGGTGGGTTTCGGGACGGCGCCGAAGCGTGCGGCTCCCGTAAGCCGAATGTCAGGCCGAGTAAGCCTCCAAAACGTACGATTCGGCATGTCCGCCCAATCCGCCGCGGCGATCGCAGTGACCGCACCGGCCCGACCGAATCAACCGACCCACCGACCCGATCGACCCGACCTGGAAGCAAGCCCACTCCATGGGGGTATCCATATGCCAGGCGCCATTTACGCCGAAGGTCTGGTGAAGACGTTCGGCGAGGTGAGGGCGCTGGACGGCGTCGACCTCGACGTTCCCGAAGGCACCGTCCTCGGACTGCTCGGCCCGAACGGTGCCGGCAAGACCACCACCGTCCGGGTCCTGACGACCCTGCTGCGGCCCGACCGGGGCACCGCGCGGGTCGCCGGCATCGACGTGCTCGCGCATCCCGACGCGGTGCGCCGCTCCATCGGCCTCTCCGGTCAATTCGCCGCCGTCGACGAGTACTTGACGGGCCGGGAGAACCTGGTGATGGCCGGGCGGCTCTACCAGATGGGCGGGCGCGCGGCCAAGCGCCGGGCCGACGAGCTCCTGGAGCGGTTCAACCTCGCCGACGCCGCCGACCGCACCGCCAAGACCTACTCCGGCGGTATGCGCCGCCGGCTCGACCTGGCCGCCGCGCTGGTCGTCAGCCCGCCCGTGATGTTCATGGACGAGCCGACCACCGGCCTGGACCCGCGCAACCGCCAGGCGCTCTGGGACGTCATCCAGGAGCTGGTCGCCGGCGGCACCACCCTGCTGCTCACCACCCAGTATCTGGAGGAGGCCGACCGGCTCGCGCACGACATCTGCGTCGTCGACCACGGCAAGGTCATCGCCCGCGGCACCTCCGACCAGCTCAAGGCCCGCACCGGCGGCGAGCGGATCGAGGTCGTGGTGCACACGCCCGAGCAGCTGACCGTGGCGGAGGAGGTGCTGCGCGCGGTCGCCAAGGGCGAGGGCGCGGTCGAGCAGCACACCCGGAAGCTCACGTTCCCGGTGACCGGCGGCGCCAAGCTGCTCGCCGAGGTCATCCGCGAACTGGACACCCGCGCGGTGGAGATCGACGACATCGGGCTGCGCCGCCCGACCCTCGACGACGTCTTCATCGCGCTGACCGGGCACGCCGCCGAGACGGAGACGGAGACGGCGAACGGCGAGGCCGACGGCGCCGAGGCCGGTGCGGTGGGCTCGAAGGAGGGCGTGCGATGAGTGCGGTCGGTCATACGGCGGGCGAGGCGGTCGCCCGGGGAACCCGGAAGGAGCCGGCGAAGTGAGCGGCATCAGCGACTCCCTGGTCATCGCCCGCAGGAACGTAACTCGCATGGTCCGGATTCCCGAGGTCTTGGTGTTCGGGCTGATCCAGCCGATCATGTTCGTGGTGCTGTTCAGCTACGTGTTCGGCGGCTCCATCAACGTCCCGGGCGCGGGCATCAGCCCCTCCGGATACCGCGAGTTCCTGATGGCCGGGATCTTCGCCCAGACCGTCACCTTCGCCACCGCCGGAGCGGGCGCGGGGATCGCCGACGACATGCACAAGGGGCTGATCGACCGCTTCCGCTCGCTGCCCATGGCCCGTGGCGCGGTGCTCACCGGACGCACCCTCGCCGACCTGGTGCAGACCGCGCTGACCCTGGTGGTGCTCGCACTGGTCGCCCTCCTGGTCGGCTGGCGCGTCCACGAGAACTTCGGCAACGTGCTCGCCGGTTTCGGCCTGCTGCTCCTGCTGGGTTACGCGTTCTCCTGGATCGGCGCCCTGATCGGGCTGAGCGTGCGCACCCCCGAGGCCGCCA
Proteins encoded in this region:
- a CDS encoding ABC transporter permease, translating into MVRIPEVLVFGLIQPIMFVVLFSYVFGGSINVPGAGISPSGYREFLMAGIFAQTVTFATAGAGAGIADDMHKGLIDRFRSLPMARGAVLTGRTLADLVQTALTLVVLALVALLVGWRVHENFGNVLAGFGLLLLLGYAFSWIGALIGLSVRTPEAATSGGLLWLFPLTFISNAFVPSDNMPTVLRHFAEWNPFSSTVQAARELFGNIPQGYPVPDAWPMQHPVPASALWSVVIIVVFRTLAVRKYRSASA
- a CDS encoding sigma factor-like helix-turn-helix DNA-binding protein codes for the protein MGERRWARERHRAREFEAFTAGAAGRLLHAAALLTGEPAGRPAPVAEELLLVALARTYAGWDRLCGEDPYELARRELATSFAHTAWRHRRPRGGLLARLTPRERLVLVLRLHEDVAEEQTAAQLGLPAERVSTLCRHAVAELRSHGPEPATALP
- a CDS encoding ATP-binding cassette domain-containing protein, encoding MPGAIYAEGLVKTFGEVRALDGVDLDVPEGTVLGLLGPNGAGKTTTVRVLTTLLRPDRGTARVAGIDVLAHPDAVRRSIGLSGQFAAVDEYLTGRENLVMAGRLYQMGGRAAKRRADELLERFNLADAADRTAKTYSGGMRRRLDLAAALVVSPPVMFMDEPTTGLDPRNRQALWDVIQELVAGGTTLLLTTQYLEEADRLAHDICVVDHGKVIARGTSDQLKARTGGERIEVVVHTPEQLTVAEEVLRAVAKGEGAVEQHTRKLTFPVTGGAKLLAEVIRELDTRAVEIDDIGLRRPTLDDVFIALTGHAAETETETANGEADGAEAGAVGSKEGVR
- a CDS encoding MarR family winged helix-turn-helix transcriptional regulator, producing MPTSPDMTTHTDTALLDALQHQVAVFARRAEQSRLGGVGQARNSMDRAAYLLLNRLDQEGPMGVKALACGMGIDSSTVTRQVAPLVDAGLVSRTTHPEDGRAVVLELSERGLARLEEVRASRRALMAMVTEKWTEEERDAFTTLLTRFNTSLAEITALSPAGPPTSS
- a CDS encoding cystathionine gamma-synthase, whose translation is MSDQRDKRHQHFETLAIHAGQEPDQATGAVVPPIYQVSTYKQDGVGGLRGGYEYSRSANPTRTALEENLAALDGGRRGLAFASGLAAEDCLLRTLLAPGDHVVIPNDAYGGTFRLFAKVVERWGVEWSVADTSDPQAVRDALRPRTKAIWVETPSNPLLGISDIAALAGVARDAGARLVVDNTFASPYLQQPLALGADVVVYSTTKYMGGHSDVVGGALVVNDDTLGEELAYHQNAMGAIAGPFDAWLVMRGIKTLAVRMDRHSANAARVAELLTSHEKVTRVYYPGLPEHPGHEIAAKQMRSFGGMVSFQVAGGEEAAVEVCNRAKLFTLGESLGGVESLIEHPGRMTHASTAGSALEVPADLVRLSVGIESADDLLADLTQALG
- the ilvA gene encoding threonine ammonia-lyase; protein product: MADHTPHTPSQPPGSATAAPAALAGITVDDVRAAQKLLSGVSRTTVMEGSRYLSRLVGAPVHLKCENLQRTGSFKIRGAYVRIAGLSAEQRAAGVVAASAGNHAQGVALAASLLGVASTVFMPVGAPLPKVAATREYGAEVRLQGQVVDETLAAAQEYARKTGAVFIHPFDHRDIIAGQGTVGLEILEQCPEVRTVVVGMGGGGLAAGVALAVRALRPDVRVVGVQAAAAACYPPSLAVGRPVAIDPLATMADGIKVGRPGDVPFGIVRELVAEVRTVTEDELSSALLLCLERAKMVVEPAGASPVAALLSAPRSFEGPVVAVLSGGNVDPLLMQRILRHGMVAAGRYLSFRVRLTDRPGALANLLGVLTVADANVLDVGHVRIDPRLGLTEVEVELHLETKGPEHCAEVTEALREAGYDVVAL